The following is a genomic window from Struthio camelus isolate bStrCam1 chromosome 17, bStrCam1.hap1, whole genome shotgun sequence.
TAAATAGTGTGTATTTTAGTTCCATTAATTGTTAGGAAAAATGTAGAATAAGGGGGACTACAGCTTTCTAAAAGTACAGTCTAACAGTGTTAGGTCACATAAGAACAAATAAGTGGAAGCAACcggtttaatttaaattattttgtgttggattcaaaaatgagaagagaggattttctttttgttcttgggAAGTATTCAAGTGGAACACAAGCAGAGGGTTGAAAGCTTGTTTAGGCTTGATGTGAGAATCTTGGGAAGACAAAACAATATTGCAAATACAATTTGTCCCATTTGTACAATTTGAAAGATAATTTTATTTCAATCGGTGTAGAATTTAGGACTCAGCGTTATCCCTGACTTGCTGGTTTTCTAACTGCTTTAGCCAAAGCAGGGCCAAAGAGTACAATTTTGGCCCCAGATACTGCCCCCTCAGATACCAAGAATGTGTTTGGGTAATACTGAGCCAGATTTGAAGTTTGCAGATGAAAGTATTGtgtataaatatttcaaaaggcaATAACTGCTTTTGAAGGTGCTGTTGCTacacttggaaaatattttccacctGGTGCACCTAGTCTTGTGCTCAGGCTGCTGCGAACACCTGAGTTGTGATCGTGGCCTTTTCTGGGGCTTTCAATGACTCATGGAGgtttctgcctttcctttgtGCGAAGGGTGGCTCCCCTATATCTAAGCATgaatctgaaaggaagaaagcgCTGTACTGTTCGTGTGTGCAGTGAAACTGTCCTTAAGTAAGACCTGTTATATCTGAACAGTGATCATGGGCAAGGACAGGGCGTGTTAATGTAGAAGGTCACAAAAAGTATATAAAATCTTTCATTGAATTTGAAGGCAATTTAATAGAATCAATCTGTCACACCATGGAAAAATCAACCCGTGTGTTGATTCAGGCTAAAAATCTGAGATCAGCTCTCTTGCGTCTTTCTCCTGTTGATGTCTGAATCTTTCAATGACTCTAGTGACATCCAGGGCAGATTTCCTCAAGCGTTCAGCTTTTCCAAAGTTCACGAAGACTGTCTAGATAAAattgtgtgcgtgtgtatgaGCAAACTCAGTCTTGCCTGCAACAATATGAGACTTGTCTATGTCTCTTGCCTATGAGACTTGTCATTTGTTCCTTAAGAACGATGTCTTCAGGCCAGGATATGCTGAACagaaagattaaaatgaaaagcaggctTTTGGCATTAATCCAGGACTGATTTAACATAATTTAGGAAGAATATTCTGGAGAAGGAACCACAGTGATACATTCcttgatatatttttttgttgttgttgtttgcgtTTTAGTAAAATAAGAGGATATTCTTTTGCAGTCTGGCATCTTGTTGTAGGAATTCAAAGATTTTTAGGAACAAGAGTTGCTGTATCTGTTAGTACTCATCATGATGTGGGGGAGGAACGGTTAGGACAGTGCATGAGGAAGGGATGAAGAAGCATCTAGGTTAAATAATGGGTAAAATTGGATGCAGAACGTGTTGAAGTAGCAGAGCGTGAATGTAAAACTGCAAGTTCACAAAGCTGTGATTTAACCAGCTGGTCAGATCTCATGTACACTAGTGACAGGGATTAGAAGAAAATCAGGTGACACAAACTGCACTCCTCTTCCACTTAGCAGAAATGTGTAAATGAGCATCCAGAGACCGCAAGGTAGCCACTACCATATTGACAAGATTGAACGTGCTGCTTGCAGATAGATCCCCATAGCAGGAGCTCTGCTTTGAAGTGGTAAAAGCTGTTCTACCTGCAGAATCGTTCACCGATTCCTCTGTCCCTTGTGAAAGGAGAAGAGGGTCTGGTGGACCCTTTCCCACAACACAAACTCTTCAAATATTTggaataaaaactattttaatttctaGCTTGGGGAAGAAAAAACTAGTTAATGAGCTCTGTCTGCTGCATATGGAAAAAGTTGCACAGGACAGTGACATCAGATCAGTACTTACTCCTGTCCCAGAAGTGGTTGATTCATGAGTGTCCGTATCTGAAAGGAGAGGTCCATATTCTCAGTGCAATTGCTCCGGAAGGTTTTTTCCTGTGTTGGTTGTAGGTCTAGTACAGGAGTCCTGGCGTTTCCAGagatccttttgtttcttttgtttcttcagaagtTTTGAAATTCTTGTATTGTCCGCATAATGATTAATCTTGCTTAGGCTTATCAGTGACATTTCGCACACCTTTCTTTTGCAGGCCCAAAATGTTCAGCACAGCAAGGACATGACTCTTGCCAGCAACCGCAGTCTGGCAGAAGGCAATCTTTTGTACCAGCCAAAGTTGGAGTCTTTGAAAGCAAATTTGACTCAAAAATATCAAGAGCTGCAAGTTCTTTTTGAAGCGTAccagataaagaaaacaaaactaggtAACGTCTTCTGTTGATGATTCTTACTTGCTGTTTTCTGAGTAAATATAAATCTGTTAGACACTCGTTTGTCTTCTGTGTCTTGTTCTTAGCTATGTGAATTAGGGTACAAAATGAACTGTCATTCTCAAGTAGTTCTGAAATAGATCATGCTTCTGCTGATGCATTAAGTACGTTTTACACTTAGAGAGAATTCATGGTATGTGTTACTATTACTGATGTACGTACCTGGGGATGTGCATTACCTAGTTATTGCTGACCTCCTGTTCTCTAAGTGGTCAAACTCGTCTTATGTAACGAGCGAAATCTAGCTTGAATTGTCAATGATTACTCATAAACGTAATCTCGCATCTAACTTTTTCATTTCATACTGAGTTACGAAGTATTGTATGTCTTACACTGCACCTGCTGAAGTACTTTGGTTTTTCACTAttataatatttaattataattATATTTCAGCTTTAGCACTGGGACAATATTGCTGAAATTCTTGAAAGATATATTTTCTCATGGTAAATGTCCCTGTCTAGAGCAATGGAGTATGCTGACTGTATGTATGTGTTTTAGAAGACTTTTTATGCTTGCTGAAGCTGTGTAGCTTCAGTTGGCAAGTCACTTATAGCCAGCTGTCGTTTACCGTTCTTCCCATGCCGTTACAGACAGCCAATCCAGTAATGCTTCCCTGGAGACACTGCTAGCGCTCCTTCAGACAGAGGGGGCTAAGATTGAGGAAGACACAGAGGTAATGACAGTACGCTTCAGTTGTGCAACATTTACCCTTACCAGAGACTCTGAATGTACATAGCTGCAGTATGCTGCTGAACATGTAATAGACTGAAGGGATACTTTAAAGAATATGGTCTGGTCTTTTCTTTGAACTTCAGTCAACAGTCACTTGATTTCAGTGAGAATTTTTTCGAGTAATTTTTAGTCAGATActctttgaagtttaaaaaataaaaggctgtttgaaaacagaaaagaaagccaaACCCTCTTAGTTCCTTTGCATTGCCTTCAAACTAATAGCATATAAATGTGGTAATCTTTTTAATGTTTGcctggtgtgtgtatatatataaatctacTACAAATGTCAATTAGTCACGTCATGAAAAAGCGTCTGCCTATGCTGGGTTGTAAGAAGAGAGGGCTGCCTTTGCCACGGTTCCAGTGGAATATTCCATGATGATTTCAACATAGCTGTCTGGATGCCTGTGGTCACCCGTCACTGTGATACaggtgcttgaagggtggtttgcTTTTAGACTAGTGGACATGTTTAGTTTTGTTTGCTGATTCGCTTGTAGGACGTTCTCTAACTGCATAGCTTGttagcatcaggaaaaaaaaaatacttgtcaGCCCTGAGTTTGTCATCACAAAAAGATACTTTCAGGACAAGGTGGATTTCATTATTATATGTATGGTCACCTATCTTAATTCCTAAAATATCATTTACCCAAAGCTTTGCTTTGCCACAAGTAAGGGTGAGTATTACAACCTGGCTTAGCAATAATCTGCCTCTCTGCGCCGAGGCTTGCAGGGTTCTAAATGTTTGTTGGCATTATAAGCAGTACTGAATTGTAATTCAGCTTAGCTGGTGATTGGGAAAGCTGTTCAACTTGATTCGTTCCTGTCTCTGAGCAGGGAAATGTCCAGAGGCAGATTCAGACGTTCTTACTGCTGCTCTGTCAGCAAAAAATTTAAGCAGAAAATGATATTTAACTCACAGTGCTTCTGAGAAATTACTAATTCAAAATTCTGCTTGGAATTCTGAATATGTTGTCCTCTGTATCCAAGCTGGAAAATCACAAGCAAAATCATGCTATTTTAGGATATGAGCCATTTAGATTCCCTTGGAGTGTGTTGCTTTCTAAGAGATTGTTCAATGTTTGACAGAACATGGCAGAAAAGTTTCTCGATGGCGAAATACCACTGGATTCCTTCATTGATGAGTACCAGAGCAAGCGTAAACTGGCTCACCTGCGGCGTGTAAAAATTGAGAAGCTCCAAGAGATGGTGCTGAAGGGACAGAGACTTCCACAGGTTCAGCCGCAGGCTCAGCCAAGAGCACCTGAGACAACACCAGCACCTCAAGCTTCCTACACTTCGGATGCAAACACTCCTCCTTCAGTGATGCCCCGACGAATACCACCCCCTCCACCTTCGTCAGTCCCAGCAGGACGCTTTCCTACTCCTTTTACTGCAGCCATGAGTTCAGGACCAGCTGTTTCTTATCCAGGTGCTCCATACCCTCCTCTCCCACCTCGAGTAGGAGTTCAGCCTGCGAGTCAAATGCCACAGCCAGGATACCCGTCTCAGTTTGTACCACAGTATCCTCCAGCTCTTCCCCAAAGACCACCTCGCCTTCCGCCGCATCCTGGCTTTATCCTCCAGTGAATGTTTTGGTGCGCCTAACTTGTGTATTGGTgcttatatttcctttttctccccctgtCAGAGACTTAATATGTAGGCAATGGAAGGCCTCTGTTTTTTGCACAATGGAATGCAAAATCTAAGCTGTGGCACGGAGGTTTGAAATTGCATTCAGTAAATGTGATcgtttttgttttcagatatcAGTGacaacagttttgcttttttttttttttctaggaaggtGATAGGGGCTAAATTTTGTAAATTCAACAAATTGTGAAACAGCGTACAGTGAATTGACTCTGCATTATAAATATCTCTTTGAATTCTTTAGTGAtggtaaaatagaataaaattctCTTGTGATGTATTCCCATCACAGCCGGCTCTGTGTGTGGCAAATTGGGAGCTCTTTGTGTCTCTAAAGAATTCTCTATCGGTGCCAGTATTTGGATGGTAACAGCCATATCTGGATACTGGGATTAGAGTTGCAGTGGGGCTCATCAGTGTCCTTTGCGGTGTGCCCCGGCAGCTGCCTTGGTGGCAAGGTGCACAACCTTTTCTGAGCTCATTGAGCAGACGCTGTTGTCAGAAGACGTTTTATGGTTTTTAAGCAGTAGAAGTTACAAGAGTTtaattcctgcatttcagttgttACCTTGGACTTTTCGTAGTAAAAGTACACATTCTTCCTTTTCATAAATAGCTTGATAGCCTGAAAGTCCTGGTCTCTTAAAATTAAGCTAAACTGTTTATAGTGCCAGTTTAGAATTTTATAGAAATTTTACCAGGCATTTTTATGTCCTTGCCTATTATGACtgtttcttatgttttttttcttctccacacCTTGGAtatagaagtgatttttttttttctttttttaaagaaaacacaggtGCTTAGTTTTTGATATCATATGATTCCAGGAATCTAGGCAGGGTATTTTCTTATTCAAATACAGGGTTTTCATATCGTTTAATTGCCCACTTGAAGCTCCACAATTTCATTTTATCCTTCAAATGCCATCTCTTGTTTGGAAGAACTATTTTTAACTTCCCCATTTCCTCTAGGTTTGCAGTGTTTGGCACACTTATCTATCTAGAATTTGCAATTAACATTTCTCTGCAAGCAGTCAGAACAGAGTATTTTTTTGAACTCCATGGTGGATGTTTGCATCTTAATCCAATTTTGACTTTTTATGCCACTGGAGGGGGAGATTTTTTAGGGGAGTTCAGATTTCATTATCAGTGTGACTCTTGAAGTCTAAGGTGCAGACACATGCTGGAATTGTAATCCAGCGTTGAGGGGAGGCAAACCTTAGCACTTGCTGCTTGCTCAGAGTATGTCTATAAATTCATTATCAGTTTCTCACATCCACAACCAACTTTTGCCTTTCAACTAATTGACACAGTCCACACACAATCCATAATCTGTCATACTCTCTGCGTTATTTCAAAACACTTTCTTATCACTGTCCTGGAATGCACTATGTTATTTGGAAGTCTCTACTACAAACGGCTTCAGTCAGaacagatctgattttttttattattattatttatttatttttctctgcataaaACCCTTGATTGTCCCTTAATCATTCCCTCTGGAGTGTGGTGGTTGCTAGCAAATACTAATCTGAAATTAATCTCATAACAGGAAGCTCCCTCTTCTGAAAATAGGGTTATTTGGCTTGTTTTGCCTTCTGAAGTCAAAGGGCAGAAGGTTGGTCAGCGTTACTGGCGCCTGAACCAATTCCCCACTGTAGGACTGGAAAGTTTCTATAGATGGGGGGGGTTGTGAAACAATGTGCGTTGCATTTGTTTGCAAAGCGTGTTTTTTCTGTAATCTAGTGATGGTACAGgatgtgtgtttttaaaatagtgtAATATCTTTTCTTGGTATTATTTTCTCATTGAGGCTTAGTATAAGCATGGTTAATTATTAATTGTTTCAAAATTTTGCTGTGCTATTAGTGCTGGTATTTGGATGGCAACTGTTGTATCTGAATGCTAAACAAATCTGCTGTAGAAATGGTTTGTCTTGGAAATAATAAAAGTGGGTGGGCCTGCAAGGGTGGTGATGAAGTTCCTAAgtctgttcttggagcctgctacACAAACTCAGACACTCTCAAATTAGTTTTGCTAACATTTAGTAAAAGCAACCAGGTATATTTTACACTTATCAAGTGCcaactttttttctgaggattggaaaaaaaaaaacaacctcagaaGTGATGGAGGTGATAGATAAGTGTATTGTGAATTTGCACTGCATTTTATGTATCTAACTCTATTGGTATTAGtagtccaaaaatatttttactacttgttaaattttctgtcttttggtAACTTTTGTGATAACATGACCATTCAGGGATATTTTATCTAAAAACAAACTCTTGTGCAAACTAAATACAGACAAAGCTAATGCAATGTTTCTGtctgaaagcaaaacaatgcATTATTGCATATGCATGTGGCTGATGTGCCTTAGGATCACTACTTGTGATTGTACTATTAGGATATTAGCATTTTTATCATTTGAATGGCCATTGCCTAACTCTAATTTCAGGGCTCTTCAAGAGCACTTCCTTTTACAAAAATGTCACCCTTACACTTTAGAATAAACAAAGGCAGTATCTGCTATTTGTAAGCTTATAGTTGCCTTCACTGATTGATTAGTTGGAACATAGGTAGTGTAACTAATGTGATGTTTCAGTTATAGCAATCTCATAACTGAAATCCAGCTGCTCATGGGAAATGTTTTGCCATTAATTGTGTGTATGTGCGCACAAACTGATATGTAAATAGATACTTGACTGCTGGTGATGTCTAAGGGTGAAGGAGCGAGAGGACTGTGGAAAGGTGTTTAAATCCTTTCAGAAGCAAATGTTATAAGACACTAATCTGAATAAGCAGGGCAAGAGAGGTGTCAGTGTTTTAGACCCGTTGCCCCCGGCAGCTTCTCCTGTTTTGTTACAGCTAATAAGTTAAATTCTGCTATGGCTAACGTGTTTAGAATCATACTAATTTGCACTGTTTATAAGATAGTGAGATTAAAATGCCATAGGCAAGCTGAAACTTGAGAGCAGGTGGCTCAAATATGCTTgccaaaatatatattattatgttGTCTTAAggatttttaatttctgctgcGAATAGCACGTACTTCCCCAAAGCGATTAGAGcggagaaaaatctttaaaacactAAGTGAACGCCGAGTTCAGACGCAGACGTGTAACATGGTGGTAGTGTTGAAAAAGCTCTCTTTGGACGGCGTTACTTTTGCCAATCTTTTGTATGCAGTTTTGTAAGTTATGACTAATTAAATTGTATGTGATTggggttcttttcttttttttttttttttttgaatgataatCAGCATTGAATAGTTCTAACTCTAAGATGAGTTTCACTTTCACTGCACTTCAGTGTTGTCTCCTCGAGGAAGCGGAGTCACTTGTCTCTAACGCAGCTGATCCACAGAGGTCACGTGTACCGGTGGCCTAGAGGGACTATTTTGAATCTAAGCTTTCAAGTGGTCCCaggaggcagagcccagggcgcCGTCCCGTCATGGGTCACTGTTAACGTTTAGTGCCCCAACTTCCACAACCTCGCTCTCGACCTCTTTTGGACTCCTCCGCCCTCCCAAACTGGAATAATGACTTAAACAGAGAGCTCGGATCGGGAATTCCTCTAGCCTGACTACAGAAATACTTGTCTAGCTTTGAGTTCAGGGGAAGGGGAGTCGTCTTGGCCCCCGAGCCCTTCCGCTCTGTAAGCCTGGACAGTCTAATAGAGGGGCAACTTTACATGCCTAGCAAGTTGTGAAATGTACAGTGGATTTGTTTGCATAATAAGTCTTTCTGTAATCTACTGTGgtctgattttaaataaaatagcatatCTCTCTTGGTGCTGTGTGCCTGTTGTGGCTTCATTTAATCGGGGCTGAGTTACATTAATGCTGTTCCATGCTAAGGGTGTTTTCAGTGTAGCAGCGGTTGTAGGTGGAACCGTAGAATATAAATTTGCAAGAAGGTACCCTGATTGTTTATAGTAATAAATCTATTGATCATGTTTCTAGTGACTGGATATAATGAGTATTTTGTGTGTAGCTGGTTCAAAATAGGTCTCCTCAGATCAGACTGCACATCTTACTGCTTTGCTCTGATTAAGCGGGCTGTTTGCCTGGTAGaatctcttcatttctttttttttagtttcctctGGTTACCTAAAATAGTGGAAGTAGCTGGAAGCTTGACCCAGAAAAGCCGAAGGAAGGGGGAAAGCCGCTTTTATgcgctaaaagaagaaaaatttaaatttaaaccaAGTCACGTTAGGAGAAGTGAGTCAGTCAAAGTTATTTAGGAACATGAGTCAGAAGGCA
Proteins encoded in this region:
- the VPS37B gene encoding vacuolar protein sorting-associated protein 37B is translated as MALDARCLEGLSLQELSALLDDEGRLQEMAREMEEAQNVQHSKDMTLASNRSLAEGNLLYQPKLESLKANLTQKYQELQVLFEAYQIKKTKLDSQSSNASLETLLALLQTEGAKIEEDTENMAEKFLDGEIPLDSFIDEYQSKRKLAHLRRVKIEKLQEMVLKGQRLPQVQPQAQPRAPETTPAPQASYTSDANTPPSVMPRRIPPPPPSSVPAGRFPTPFTAAMSSGPAVSYPGAPYPPLPPRVGVQPASQMPQPGYPSQFVPQYPPALPQRPPRLPPHPGFILQ